A portion of the bacterium genome contains these proteins:
- a CDS encoding type II secretion system protein: MTRTRADGMTLLELLIATALVAVAMLVVAQAFAAGIRVWSRASQLAGNYADSVIALETFQRDVRNTISCRLNAFRGGEVWLEIPSLIVGAGIDDQPGLIRYDFDVAGQKLDRVLKPCDVLVPGVMRRETLAGGVKEISFLYAERGESSGSALVWGRTWEGRTNNPAAVKVIWRGQQGEELFEFERTVSLPCK, translated from the coding sequence GTGACGAGAACAAGAGCAGATGGAATGACTCTTCTTGAGCTCTTGATTGCGACGGCTCTGGTGGCTGTGGCGATGTTGGTTGTGGCGCAGGCGTTTGCAGCTGGCATCAGGGTGTGGTCTCGCGCGAGCCAGTTGGCAGGGAATTATGCCGACTCAGTGATTGCCTTGGAGACGTTTCAGAGGGATGTGCGGAACACAATCTCGTGTCGCCTGAATGCCTTTCGCGGGGGTGAAGTCTGGCTGGAGATCCCCTCGCTGATTGTGGGCGCGGGGATTGATGATCAGCCAGGGTTGATCCGATATGATTTTGATGTTGCCGGGCAGAAGTTGGATAGAGTGCTAAAACCTTGTGACGTTCTAGTGCCGGGGGTGATGCGGCGTGAAACGTTGGCGGGCGGTGTCAAAGAAATATCATTTTTATATGCTGAGCGTGGAGAATCTTCTGGATCGGCTCTGGTATGGGGAAGGACGTGGGAGGGCCGGACGAATAACCCTGCGGCTGTGAAGGTGATATGGCGAGGGCAGCAAGGAGAAGAATTATTTGAGTTTGAACGAACAGTATCGTTGCCCTGCAAGTAA
- a CDS encoding prepilin-type N-terminal cleavage/methylation domain-containing protein, which produces MTLRIGNKGFTLIEVLVAAVILFAGLGAVLKAYSLAVVAMESAADKLAIFQVMQEKTAELDFQVSGSDITQPAGEGRQKVGNYEYLWRIQSIRQVLTPQVSILRAVIEISRVNRPQGSSCVCEWAQFREKEQVR; this is translated from the coding sequence ATGACGTTAAGAATTGGGAATAAAGGGTTTACGTTGATCGAGGTGTTGGTGGCGGCGGTAATTCTTTTCGCTGGTCTGGGGGCCGTCCTGAAAGCCTATAGTTTGGCAGTGGTTGCCATGGAATCAGCTGCGGATAAATTGGCCATTTTTCAGGTAATGCAGGAGAAGACTGCGGAATTGGATTTTCAGGTATCCGGGTCTGATATAACGCAACCTGCCGGGGAGGGGCGTCAAAAGGTGGGGAATTACGAGTATTTGTGGCGGATCCAATCCATTCGTCAGGTGTTGACGCCGCAAGTTTCGATTTTGCGCGCCGTAATCGAGATCTCGCGAGTCAATCGTCCGCAGGGTAGTAGTTGTGTCTGTGAATGGGCGCAATTTCGTGAAAAGGAGCAGGTCAGGTGA
- the gspG gene encoding type II secretion system major pseudopilin GspG, giving the protein MKRQHQNGFTLIELMIVVIIIAALAAMVAPNLIGRSDEAKAKIAQGDLSSLDTALKLYRLDKGAYPTGEQGLEVLLASPGAGREPYLDKPALDPWQRKYQYRCPGVHKPLGYDLFSVGADGKEGTGDDVKNWE; this is encoded by the coding sequence ATGAAAAGACAACATCAGAACGGTTTCACTCTGATTGAACTCATGATCGTGGTGATCATTATTGCGGCCTTGGCGGCAATGGTTGCGCCAAATTTAATTGGCCGGAGCGATGAAGCTAAGGCAAAAATTGCCCAAGGGGATTTGTCCAGTTTGGATACCGCGTTGAAACTTTATCGGCTGGATAAAGGTGCTTATCCAACTGGAGAGCAGGGGCTTGAGGTGCTGTTGGCTTCGCCTGGGGCGGGCCGTGAACCCTATTTGGACAAGCCTGCCCTTGATCCTTGGCAGCGAAAATACCAGTACCGGTGCCCTGGGGTGCACAAACCTTTAGGCTATGATTTGTTTTCAGTCGGGGCTGATGGCAAGGAAGGCACGGGAGATGACGTTAAGAATTGGGAATAA
- a CDS encoding type II secretion system F family protein, with product MPTFVYKAKQGPDKTVEGEVLAENRAAAVARLERMGYSPLSIEELAGRHQVAPSIRVRKIKTRDITVFTRQLGGLLRAGVPILRALTTIQQQTENAAFRGVVMEISGAVRDGRTFSESLGRYPLLFSELFVNMVRSGESAGMLDEILMRLAEARESDDELRSRVISAIAYPALVLSVGVLSVFVILTFFLPRIMHLFEGSSVVLPWPTRVVMSVSTVCSSYWGILVVMGGIIILMLGRYFKTEAGRMALDGALLKMPVMGAFARDTDIVRFARTLSLLVKAGISVDRALTLAGNTLVNGHLRSAVLAAADETVHQGATVAAGFKRRSEIPEFVTNMVAVGEESGRLDEALLEVAAFYQRELDRDLRQVTTLLEPALILLVGVVVGFIIFAMLLPIFQIGQAVR from the coding sequence GTGCCGACCTTTGTCTATAAAGCCAAGCAGGGACCGGATAAAACCGTTGAAGGTGAAGTGTTGGCGGAAAATCGTGCGGCAGCTGTCGCGCGGCTAGAACGGATGGGCTACAGTCCGCTTTCCATCGAAGAACTCGCAGGGCGTCATCAGGTGGCTCCATCGATTCGTGTTCGAAAGATCAAGACTCGCGATATCACGGTCTTTACCCGCCAGCTGGGGGGGCTGTTGCGGGCTGGCGTCCCCATTCTCCGCGCCCTGACGACGATTCAGCAGCAAACAGAGAATGCCGCTTTCCGGGGTGTGGTCATGGAAATTTCCGGTGCTGTCAGGGATGGACGGACGTTTTCAGAAAGTCTGGGGCGGTATCCACTTTTGTTTTCTGAGTTGTTTGTCAATATGGTTCGCTCCGGTGAATCTGCCGGAATGCTGGATGAAATATTGATGCGTCTCGCGGAGGCGAGGGAGAGTGATGATGAGCTTCGTTCGCGGGTGATCTCGGCCATTGCGTATCCCGCACTGGTGCTTTCCGTGGGGGTGCTTAGTGTCTTCGTCATTTTAACTTTTTTCCTTCCTCGTATCATGCACCTTTTTGAGGGATCCTCTGTGGTGTTGCCATGGCCTACCCGAGTCGTGATGAGTGTGAGTACAGTATGCTCTAGCTATTGGGGTATTCTGGTGGTCATGGGGGGGATCATAATCTTGATGTTGGGTCGCTATTTCAAGACAGAGGCCGGGCGGATGGCTTTAGATGGGGCTTTGCTGAAAATGCCGGTGATGGGGGCATTTGCGCGAGATACTGATATTGTCAGGTTTGCACGAACCCTGTCACTTCTGGTCAAGGCGGGGATATCAGTTGACCGGGCGTTAACGTTAGCCGGGAATACGTTGGTGAATGGGCACTTGAGGTCGGCGGTACTGGCGGCGGCGGATGAAACGGTGCATCAGGGGGCCACGGTGGCGGCCGGGTTCAAACGACGAAGCGAAATTCCTGAATTTGTCACCAATATGGTGGCTGTTGGCGAGGAAAGCGGGAGACTGGACGAGGCTTTATTGGAAGTGGCCGCATTCTATCAGCGCGAATTGGATCGTGATCTCCGGCAGGTTACCACGCTTTTGGAGCCAGCGTTGATATTATTGGTAGGGGTGGTGGTGGGATTTATAATATTCGCTATGTTGTTGCCAATATTTCAGATCGGGCAAGCGGTTCGGTAG
- a CDS encoding GspE/PulE family protein produces MAPQWSELLVAEKLLSPIQMEGAIRLSRERNEPLIRTLVLQGLVPEDKLLRVVARQQGIEFISLRETQPEPAAVSSLSARLVAHYRVMPVTLIGQRLVVAVANPFDQAAIEDIESSHGFRVERVLACEGDIMAAIRIHYGVGSETVERILAGSHEQGASSQLEESHDLEHKAEDASVIKLVNQILHQAITDRATDIHFEVYRDDVTLRRRIDGILYDTPVSRNMAALYPAIISRIKLMAGLNIVERRLPQDGRARVNIGSHQFDLRVSVVPSVHGENIVIRILPTSMLFSMEQLGLSPDHLHILTDLIQLPHGIVFVTGPTGSGKSTTLYACLTRLNTRDHKIITIEDPVEYEIKGIMQTQVNPRIDLTFARALRSMLRHDPDIMMVGEVRDRETAEITIQTALTGHLVFSTLHTNDAASAAIRLLDMGVDPYLIASTVRAFVAQRLVRVVCEHCREWIEVHGRRCSRGRGCPQCNGTGYRGRVAISEIMQVLPEIQDLILRRATARDIRQQAVALGMKTLAADGWDKIEKGITTVDEVTRTTFDTLTHVEGG; encoded by the coding sequence ATGGCGCCACAATGGAGTGAATTGCTGGTTGCAGAAAAACTGCTTTCCCCCATTCAAATGGAAGGCGCCATTCGCCTTTCCCGTGAGCGGAATGAACCCCTGATCAGGACGCTGGTGCTTCAGGGGCTGGTGCCGGAAGACAAACTGCTTCGGGTTGTGGCCCGCCAGCAGGGGATTGAATTTATCTCATTGCGGGAAACCCAGCCTGAACCTGCCGCCGTATCTAGCCTGTCCGCCCGGTTGGTGGCGCATTATCGTGTCATGCCTGTGACCTTGATCGGGCAGCGACTGGTGGTGGCCGTGGCGAACCCCTTTGATCAGGCGGCTATCGAGGATATCGAAAGCAGTCATGGATTCCGGGTTGAACGGGTATTGGCCTGTGAAGGCGATATCATGGCCGCCATTCGGATTCATTATGGAGTGGGATCCGAGACGGTGGAACGTATTCTGGCGGGATCCCATGAACAGGGCGCTTCCTCGCAACTTGAGGAGTCTCATGACCTGGAGCACAAGGCGGAGGACGCCTCAGTGATCAAGTTGGTCAATCAGATTCTGCATCAGGCCATTACCGATCGTGCCACGGATATTCATTTTGAGGTCTACCGTGATGATGTGACCCTGAGGAGGCGCATTGATGGGATCCTGTATGATACCCCGGTATCAAGGAATATGGCGGCGTTATATCCGGCCATTATTTCCCGCATCAAACTGATGGCGGGGCTCAATATTGTAGAGCGCAGGTTGCCTCAGGATGGTCGCGCCCGGGTGAACATCGGGTCCCATCAGTTTGACTTGCGTGTATCCGTGGTGCCTTCCGTGCATGGCGAGAATATTGTCATCCGGATCCTTCCCACCTCGATGCTGTTCAGTATGGAGCAGTTGGGGTTGTCGCCGGATCATCTTCATATCTTGACCGATCTGATTCAGTTGCCGCATGGGATTGTGTTTGTGACCGGGCCAACGGGCAGTGGGAAAAGCACGACATTGTATGCGTGTCTGACCCGTCTGAATACAAGAGATCATAAGATTATTACAATTGAAGACCCTGTGGAATATGAGATCAAAGGGATCATGCAGACTCAGGTAAATCCCCGTATCGATCTGACCTTTGCGCGAGCGCTTCGCAGCATGTTGCGGCACGATCCGGATATTATGATGGTGGGCGAAGTCCGGGATCGCGAGACGGCGGAAATCACCATTCAGACGGCCCTGACCGGGCATCTTGTGTTTAGCACCTTGCACACCAATGATGCCGCCAGCGCGGCGATCCGTCTGTTGGATATGGGCGTGGACCCCTATCTTATTGCCTCGACGGTGCGGGCTTTTGTGGCGCAACGTCTGGTGCGCGTGGTGTGTGAACATTGTCGGGAATGGATTGAAGTCCACGGGCGGCGCTGTAGTCGCGGGCGGGGGTGTCCCCAATGCAATGGTACCGGGTATCGGGGGCGGGTTGCCATCAGCGAAATCATGCAGGTGCTGCCGGAAATTCAGGATTTAATTTTGAGACGCGCTACCGCCAGGGATATCCGCCAGCAGGCGGTTGCGTTGGGGATGAAAACCTTGGCGGCCGATGGGTGGGATAAAATTGAGAAGGGGATCACGACGGTGGACGAAGTGACCAGGACGACCTTTGACACCCTGACACACGTTGAGGGCGGGTGA
- the atpD gene encoding F0F1 ATP synthase subunit beta: MSTQIAGELKKGRVVGVQGPIVDVRFNQISDMPDLHELVMVRTFDKRDLALEVAEHLEGSVARCIALSSTLNLQRNAVATSTGDVLRVPVGEALFGRIINVMGQPIDGKGPINATETRPIHRDVSKLRVNVATLVDNKREVMETGIKMIDLLYPVVKGSKTGILGGAGCGKSVVIQELIHNVAAEHDGCSVFAGVGERIREGNELYFEFEHSGILKKVIMAFGQMDEPPGARFEVVKTGITQAEWLQEQGKNVLLFIDNVFRFVQAGSEISTLMGRVPSETGYQPTLSSEVGDIHERIKAGSGGSISAFEAVYVPADDLTDPAVVAIFSYLDSVLVLSRDRAQLGLYPAVDPLNSSSSNMDSAIVGERHFGIAQEVVRMLTKYDELRRIVAVIGIDELSRTDRLIYERARKLQNYLTQPCFVAESYTGRKGQYVPTEVTVNDCARIIEGGYDDRDEREFYMIGRLP; this comes from the coding sequence ATGAGCACTCAAATTGCAGGAGAATTGAAGAAGGGCCGGGTAGTGGGGGTTCAGGGGCCTATTGTGGATGTCCGGTTTAATCAGATTTCGGATATGCCGGATCTGCATGAGTTGGTCATGGTCAGAACTTTTGATAAACGGGATCTTGCTTTGGAGGTCGCCGAGCATCTGGAGGGCAGTGTGGCTCGCTGTATTGCCTTGTCCTCGACCTTGAATCTCCAGCGGAATGCAGTGGCCACGTCAACGGGCGATGTGTTGCGGGTACCTGTAGGGGAGGCTCTTTTCGGGCGGATTATTAATGTGATGGGGCAGCCCATTGACGGGAAAGGGCCAATTAACGCCACCGAGACGCGACCCATTCACCGGGATGTAAGCAAATTGCGCGTTAATGTCGCCACCCTGGTTGACAATAAACGGGAAGTGATGGAGACCGGGATCAAGATGATCGATCTGCTTTACCCGGTGGTGAAGGGCAGCAAGACCGGGATTCTGGGAGGCGCCGGTTGCGGTAAGAGCGTGGTGATTCAGGAGTTAATTCACAATGTGGCCGCCGAACATGACGGCTGTAGCGTGTTTGCCGGTGTAGGTGAACGTATCCGGGAAGGTAATGAGCTCTATTTTGAATTCGAACATTCCGGTATTCTAAAAAAAGTTATCATGGCTTTCGGTCAGATGGATGAACCGCCAGGTGCCCGTTTTGAGGTGGTTAAAACCGGAATCACGCAGGCGGAATGGCTTCAAGAGCAGGGGAAAAACGTATTACTCTTCATTGATAATGTTTTCCGGTTTGTACAGGCAGGATCGGAAATCTCGACCTTGATGGGGCGTGTGCCATCGGAAACAGGCTACCAACCTACACTCAGTTCGGAGGTCGGCGATATTCACGAACGTATCAAGGCTGGCAGCGGGGGGTCGATCTCTGCCTTTGAAGCCGTCTATGTGCCTGCGGATGATCTGACGGATCCTGCCGTAGTGGCCATTTTCAGCTACCTGGATTCAGTGCTCGTGCTGTCCCGTGATCGGGCGCAACTGGGGCTTTATCCTGCAGTTGATCCCCTGAATTCCTCAAGCTCCAATATGGATTCCGCGATTGTTGGGGAGCGGCATTTTGGCATTGCGCAGGAAGTGGTGCGGATGTTGACTAAATATGATGAACTTCGGCGCATTGTGGCGGTTATCGGTATTGATGAATTGTCGCGAACAGATCGTCTGATCTATGAGCGCGCCCGAAAGCTTCAGAATTATCTGACGCAACCCTGTTTCGTTGCTGAATCCTATACGGGACGCAAAGGCCAGTATGTGCCCACCGAGGTCACGGTCAATGATTGCGCCCGCATTATTGAGGGTGGCTATGACGATCGTGATGAGCGTGAGTTTTATATGATCGGCCGGCTTCCTTAA
- a CDS encoding F0F1 ATP synthase subunit gamma, giving the protein MALLSQLRRDLRFNTEFLQLIVTLKNIAASQYHTMEREKERFSDFMDQFAGFFRVVDMVHVDAPLVSVATDVIGVVLVTSDSGFMGGLNAGVIDAGYDVQGNLPPEKISFIVIGERGIAKLAEKGREFKAFPGINQETRFEQALEIRDYIVNEVKEKRIGKVVVVHPRALSFTQQTVDTVPILPCGELFDKSSDSEITRRTGVMKQITDARKVTVESSYPDMVEYLAGMWVASKLFEVFEDSKLAEFAARAMHLEDSSQKLTGELKKLKHQCFRAAHELVDKSMRESFSSRKKKKKVA; this is encoded by the coding sequence ATGGCGCTATTGAGTCAACTAAGACGGGATCTTCGGTTTAATACTGAGTTCCTTCAATTGATCGTAACGCTGAAAAATATTGCAGCGTCGCAATATCATACCATGGAGCGCGAAAAGGAGCGCTTTTCTGATTTCATGGATCAGTTTGCAGGGTTTTTCCGGGTTGTGGATATGGTTCACGTGGATGCCCCGCTGGTCTCTGTCGCGACTGATGTGATTGGTGTCGTGCTGGTGACGTCTGACTCGGGGTTTATGGGAGGCCTGAATGCCGGTGTGATTGATGCGGGATATGATGTGCAGGGCAACCTCCCGCCTGAAAAAATTAGTTTCATTGTGATCGGGGAAAGAGGCATCGCGAAATTAGCGGAAAAGGGGCGGGAGTTTAAGGCTTTCCCCGGGATTAATCAGGAGACCCGGTTTGAGCAGGCTCTCGAAATTCGTGACTACATTGTGAATGAAGTCAAGGAGAAGCGGATCGGGAAGGTTGTGGTGGTGCATCCCCGCGCCCTTTCTTTCACGCAGCAGACCGTAGATACCGTTCCTATTCTGCCCTGTGGCGAACTGTTTGATAAGAGTTCAGACTCCGAGATTACCCGGCGAACCGGAGTGATGAAACAGATTACGGATGCCCGCAAGGTGACGGTGGAATCCTCGTATCCTGATATGGTCGAATATCTGGCTGGAATGTGGGTGGCTTCGAAGTTGTTTGAAGTATTTGAAGATAGCAAACTGGCGGAATTTGCGGCACGGGCCATGCATCTGGAAGACAGTAGTCAAAAGCTGACGGGGGAACTGAAAAAACTGAAACATCAATGTTTCCGCGCGGCACATGAGCTGGTGGACAAGAGTATGCGTGAGTCGTTTTCGTCACGGAAAAAGAAGAAAAAGGTGGCATAA